The genomic region tattattttaattactttattatccttttatatatatcccaatttgaatattttaagATTCATCAAAcaaattataacaaatatatttttatataacaatTCATTCTTTAATAaactaataataattaaataagcTGCATAATAAGATATTTGATCAAAAGTTCattctaaattaaaaaagagggggaaaaaaaaaaaaaatgatgaatttatataatagatggaaaataaaaagtttttaaataatttttaaaaaaatataattttttttttctttcattagTGTTCTCGGTAATAAAcaacttttaaaaatattaaaaaaatgtataataaaaaaattaaaagcttttttttttttttttagattgtTAAAATGGAAACTttataaatgttttaaaataatgttaTATAAACGATCAAAGTcttttattcctttttttagttcaaaatttattaagttGTAGTtgcaatttttaaaaaaattaataataggCATATAAATAGATTCATATGAATTTAATCTATGATTAATTACTTCTTCATTATCATcacttcttttaattaagtTTGCATTGCCATTACATGTATTACATTCCTTTGATGGTAAAATTGGTGGCatatcaaaattattttcttgaaTATTTGCaacattaaaattattatcacAAATATTACATAACCTTCTCcctaataatttttttattaatatatgcTTTGGCAAATATatgttaataaataaatcaatGTTTGTGATTTTGGTTAATTCTTTactttgaaaaatatttcttgGAAATCCATCTAATATAAAACCtttgtatttattaattgaattttttatttcttcttcaaCAATATTTATGATCAAGTTGTCTGCAACCAGATCTCCTCttttaactattttttttatttccgtACCTAAATttgattctttttttatttcatttcttAGAATATTTcctatatttatatgtttcaatttttctttttttgataaaatttcAGCAAACGTCCCTTTACCAACACCAGGTGCACcgaaaaaaacaattttcaTTTCAgcactttttaaaaaacaaaataaaattcttaggttttatttttttttacatattgtTTATAATAGAGTTAGTATTAATTTTCCATTATTTCTCAATAATTAAAACACTTGtattattttctcttttaaaaaataatttaaaaggatatatatactttatttattaattttatttaatacttATCAGAAAATGTATAgcaaaaaaatgttttttgaACATTTATGTTgtgttatttaaaattttttatattttctttttaaaaaaataaaataaataaaaataaattgagatgaaataaatacattaataaaatttaacataaaaattatttttatgattaaataaaaatatattaataattaataaatatttttttacaaattatatattaaaaagacCATAAAAGCAAGCATTaagcttttttttatattttattatatatatttattttttttttttcattatgaaaataaataaaaaaaaataatatatttcataagaaataatacttaaaaaacgttattaaataattaatacaGAAATATCTGAtgatataatgaaaatataaaagggGGTTgacatattatttaatatttattattgttaatttatatatatatatatatataatttttattatatgccatatttattatatatagaattataaaaacatattttcatcatacatacatatatatgcatatatacatatatatataaaacatgtacattttttttttttccttttattacTTGTATATTGTTCattgatttatttaaaatcttttaattttatagaaAGCTATTAtgagaatatattttattctaatttaaaaaaaaaaaaaaaaaagaatatataccatcaatattttaattttattattttccagttatttatttatttatatatataatctgatattaaataatttaaattttttctgaAAGATCTAAACAAATCATagttaattttttgaaaaaattttttaatgtagaaagtgaaaatattataattatgagAATACAAATTCTGATAAAACGAAATATCATTgggaataaaaaatatattgtaaaaattaatatttttgtcATTAGCAATTTTTGatagaattaataaattttcaaaagaatataaaattacatGTGGTTTTGGTAGACAGTAATCATGAAAGttgtttttaaaatgttttaaaaaaattttataaaaattaacagCTTGttcataagaaaaaaaaacaggtATATACTTCTTATTTTCAGTTTCTAATTGTATAATTAAAGAATTGTATTTTTCGTCTTTTTCAATAGTAtatgttataaaaatattaggaGATAACTCAATtcttgtttctttttttaaattcttataaaacaattcataaaaattcttttttatgtaGGATTTATGTAAATTGatcttatttatataataaattggCGTTccaaa from Plasmodium relictum strain SGS1 genome assembly, chromosome: 5 harbors:
- the GAK gene encoding GTP:AMP phosphotransferase, putative: MKIVFFGAPGVGKGTFAEILSKKEKLKHINIGNILRNEIKKESNLGTEIKKIVKRGDLVADNLIINIVEEEIKNSINKYKGFILDGFPRNIFQSKELTKITNIDLFINIYLPKHILIKKLLGRRLCNICDNNFNVANIQENNFDMPPILPSKECNTCNGNANLIKRSDDNEEVINHRLNSYESIYMPIINFFKNCNYNLINFELKKGIKDFDRLYNIILKHL